GGGATTGCTGCGGCTGCTGGAGAGCTGGCGACCCACCACGTTGGCCCCGAGATGGGCCAGCTGGATGCGCAGCACGGCCAGCACCTCGACGCCGGGCCCGCCGGAATGGGTCGCGATCGCGATCGGCCGGCCGTTGAACAGGCTGCGGAACCCGTCCCCCTGCACCGAGAGCCAGGCGATGGCGCTGGTCAGCACCGGCGGCAGGGAGCCGTTGTACTCGGGCGCGCAGATCAACCAGCGCGGCGCGGCCTCGAGCCGGCGGCTCAGCTCCTCCACCTCGGCGGGAAGGCCGGAGGCCGCGTGGGTGCGCGGGTTGTAGAGCGGCAGGGAGAGGGTGGTGAGGTCGAGCACCTCGGCGGCCATGCCACGGGCGCGGCCGGCGGCGGCGAAACGCTCGGCGAGTTTGAGGTTCTCGCCGTTGCTGGCACTGAGCACCAGAAGATCGGTGGACATGTCAG
Above is a window of Cyanobium sp. AMD-g DNA encoding:
- a CDS encoding NADPH-dependent FMN reductase, whose protein sequence is MSTDLLVLSASNGENLKLAERFAAAGRARGMAAEVLDLTTLSLPLYNPRTHAASGLPAEVEELSRRLEAAPRWLICAPEYNGSLPPVLTSAIAWLSVQGDGFRSLFNGRPIAIATHSGGPGVEVLAVLRIQLAHLGANVVGRQLSSSRSNPAKDSSIDDIVHRLQRMELIQP